Genomic window (Candidatus Nitrosocosmicus franklandus):
TTGGCAACTCTATGAATACATCATACAAGTCATTTTTCAAATCCGAGATCCCGATTATGAAAGCACCTCTAGATTTTATTTCGTTAGTACTAGACAACACATCACGATATGTTTCATCATTGGGATTTAATACAATCACGACTGATTCCTTATCAATTAAGGCCAATGGTCCATGTTTTAGTTCACCTGCAGCTATACCTTCAGCATGTACGTATGCTAGTTCTTTAATTTTTAGTGATCCTTCCAGAGCAATTGGATAGTGGATTGACCTTCCTAAAATGTAAATATCCTTTACATTATGATCTAAGGAACCAATGATGTTTCTAATCTTAAAGTCTAAATCTAGGACGCTTTGGACTGACTTTTGTAATTTCACTAATTCAGCCGAATCAAAGCGAATGTTTTGACCTGAGATAATATAGACAATTTTATAAAGAATCATTAATTGATTTAGAAAGCTCTTTGTTGCAGCCACACCAATCTCTGGACCACAGTTAAGAGTAACGAAACAATCACTCATCCTAGCTAAAGATGAAGTGGGAATGTTGACTATTGATAAAATCTTTGCTCCATTTTCCTTTGCCTGTTTTACGGAATGTAAGACATCAGCTGTTTCCCCACTTTGAGAAATTGCTATGACCACCGAGTCTGGTTCTACAGTATCTGAAAAGTATTGAAATTCGCTTGACATATATACTTCTGTCCTTTTTCTTGCAAACTTTGATAATAACAGTTTACCGAGCAGTCCACAGTTATAACTAGTTCCGCTACCAGTAATGTAAACATTAGAAGCGTTGTTTATATACTTACAAAAGGTTTCAAAATCATTTGAAGGTTCAAGAGGTTTTAGCATAGTAGATGACTGTTCATGAATTTCCTTTATTGTATAATGCGCAAATTTTCCCTTGTCTGCTGAGCCCAATTCCCAAGCAACCTGTGTTACGGGTCGGTTTACATTTTTTCGACTGGCATCAAAGATCGTGTATTTCTTATCCTCGATTATTACAATGTCTCCATTATCCAAAAATATTGCTTTGTCCGTATATTTCAAAAAACCTAGAACGTCACTAGACAAAAATAAGGCATCGGATGATATACCAATGATTAAAGGTTCATCAAATCGGGCACCAGCTATCACACCATTGTTAAAAACTGCTACAAATGCAAAAGACCCCCTGATTTTTTTACACGTGTTAGTCATAGCATCTACGATACTAGAATTAGACTGCTCATAGTCTCTTTCGAGTAAGTGTGCAATTACCTCACTGTCCGTTTGACTCTTAAAAATATGACCCTCCTTCTCCAATTCACTTTTCAATTCTTGATAATTTTCTATAATACCGTTGTGTACAACTGCAATATTTGCCGAACACGAATAATGTGGATGAGCATTTGTATCCGTGACGCCCCCATGAGTCGCCCAACGTGTGTGCCCAATTCCGATTTCGCCAGGCAGTTTATTCAATTGCATTTGTTGATCTACCTCAGCAACTTTACCAACCCCTTTGCTCACCAAAATATTACCTTTATTCAACGTAGCAATGCCTACACTATCATATCCTCTGTACTCCATTTTTTTGAGACTTTCTACCAAAAGTGGGGCTGCCAGTGTAAGTTGTCCGCTATAACCAATAATTGAACACACGGTAAATATTGGTGAATTTTATTTAAAACCTTTATTAAAATTCAATTTTACCGTTATAATTAATTATATAATCTTCGAAATACTTTATTGAGAAAAATATTTTCATTTTTAATCTAAGTATAATCAAAATATATATACCAGTAAAAAAAATTTTATAACGCATTTCTTATGGGAAGCAACAAGCGATTAACGTATGAAAAAAGGGGGAAATTTTATGAAAAAGAAATCTTGATCTTTGATAATCAAAAAGAGATACAGATTCTTTCAAACCCAGTTGCATGGAAAATCATTAATTT
Coding sequences:
- the glmS gene encoding glutamine--fructose-6-phosphate transaminase (isomerizing) codes for the protein MCSIIGYSGQLTLAAPLLVESLKKMEYRGYDSVGIATLNKGNILVSKGVGKVAEVDQQMQLNKLPGEIGIGHTRWATHGGVTDTNAHPHYSCSANIAVVHNGIIENYQELKSELEKEGHIFKSQTDSEVIAHLLERDYEQSNSSIVDAMTNTCKKIRGSFAFVAVFNNGVIAGARFDEPLIIGISSDALFLSSDVLGFLKYTDKAIFLDNGDIVIIEDKKYTIFDASRKNVNRPVTQVAWELGSADKGKFAHYTIKEIHEQSSTMLKPLEPSNDFETFCKYINNASNVYITGSGTSYNCGLLGKLLLSKFARKRTEVYMSSEFQYFSDTVEPDSVVIAISQSGETADVLHSVKQAKENGAKILSIVNIPTSSLARMSDCFVTLNCGPEIGVAATKSFLNQLMILYKIVYIISGQNIRFDSAELVKLQKSVQSVLDLDFKIRNIIGSLDHNVKDIYILGRSIHYPIALEGSLKIKELAYVHAEGIAAGELKHGPLALIDKESVVIVLNPNDETYRDVLSSTNEIKSRGAFIIGISDLKNDLYDVFIELPKLERYLYPIVEIIPLQMMSYYLAVQKQLDPDYPRNLAKSVTVK